The following are encoded together in the Pedobacter steynii genome:
- a CDS encoding sensor histidine kinase — MKKSIVIFYFMLLYSLVQLISWGTLVVKLEPSRMAMVMGEGSVFLFLLCVGAYFLHQSIKKEERLREQQQNFLLSVTHELKSPLAAIKLSIQTIIKRDLDKARQTSLLNNSLKDIERLDDLVENMLLATKIENGSYSFPKEEFDFSEMVTKITDRLQIHSCGCEQVITLSVKPGVKVIGDQFSLSSVVTNLVENAVKYSGPCAHVDVELAEKGGHPFLRVSDRGPGIPDAEKMLIFDKFYRVGNENVRKSKGTGLGLFIVKEVLQMHDADISVRDNVPQGAIFEITFS; from the coding sequence TTGAAGAAATCAATCGTTATATTTTATTTCATGCTGCTGTACTCTTTGGTACAGCTGATCTCCTGGGGAACGCTTGTTGTAAAGCTGGAACCTTCAAGGATGGCGATGGTAATGGGAGAGGGTTCTGTATTTCTTTTCCTATTGTGCGTGGGTGCCTATTTTTTGCATCAGTCGATCAAAAAGGAAGAGCGCTTAAGAGAACAACAGCAGAACTTTCTGCTTTCTGTTACCCATGAATTGAAATCGCCGCTGGCTGCTATTAAATTATCGATACAAACCATTATCAAGCGCGACCTGGATAAAGCCAGACAAACTTCTCTACTCAACAATTCCCTAAAGGATATTGAGCGACTGGATGATTTGGTGGAAAACATGTTGCTGGCTACAAAAATTGAAAATGGTTCTTATTCCTTCCCTAAGGAAGAGTTTGATTTTTCAGAAATGGTCACTAAGATTACAGACCGTTTGCAAATCCACTCCTGTGGTTGTGAGCAGGTAATTACTTTATCAGTAAAGCCTGGGGTAAAAGTAATTGGGGATCAGTTTTCTCTTTCTTCAGTAGTGACCAATCTGGTCGAAAATGCTGTCAAATATTCAGGTCCATGTGCACATGTAGATGTCGAATTGGCGGAAAAAGGCGGGCATCCTTTTTTAAGGGTTTCAGATAGAGGTCCAGGTATTCCTGATGCAGAAAAAATGTTGATTTTTGATAAATTTTATCGCGTCGGTAATGAGAATGTAAGAAAATCAAAAGGCACCGGATTGGGCCTGTTTATTGTTAAGGAAGTATTACAAATGCACGACGCTGATATTAGCGTTAGAGATAACGTACCGCAAGGTGCTATTTTTGAAATCACATTTAGTTGA
- a CDS encoding response regulator transcription factor, protein MQQKLRILLVEDEDHLLDAIKLNLELEGYKVHAVKDGKTALKVFKEERFNLIILDVMLPEMDGFQVCETIRLENTEVPILFLTAKNTSEDRVMGLKKGADDYLVKPFNLEELILRVGILVKRSMKADDLKEINSYKIGDKTIYFNSFELKQDDGVIVPLTKKETMLLKLLIERKNEAVSREQILETVWNYDVYPSTRTIDNFILTFRKYFEPDQKNPVYFHSIRGVGYKFTDIH, encoded by the coding sequence ATGCAACAGAAATTAAGAATACTACTGGTCGAAGATGAAGACCACTTATTAGATGCCATAAAATTAAATCTTGAACTTGAAGGATATAAAGTTCATGCCGTAAAAGACGGAAAAACCGCTTTAAAAGTTTTTAAAGAAGAACGTTTCAACCTGATCATTCTGGACGTTATGCTTCCTGAGATGGATGGGTTCCAGGTTTGTGAAACCATCAGATTGGAGAACACGGAAGTTCCTATTCTTTTCTTGACTGCCAAAAACACCAGTGAAGACCGTGTAATGGGCTTGAAAAAAGGAGCTGATGATTATCTGGTAAAACCGTTTAACCTGGAAGAACTGATCTTAAGGGTTGGTATCCTGGTAAAACGCAGCATGAAAGCAGATGACCTGAAAGAAATTAACTCTTATAAAATCGGAGATAAAACCATCTATTTCAACTCATTTGAATTGAAACAGGACGACGGAGTAATTGTTCCTTTAACTAAGAAAGAGACCATGTTATTGAAGTTGCTGATCGAACGTAAGAACGAAGCAGTATCACGTGAACAGATTCTGGAAACGGTATGGAACTATGATGTATACCCATCTACCCGTACTATTGATAACTTTATCCTGACTTTCCGTAAGTATTTCGAACCAGATCAGAAAAACCCGGTTTATTTCCATTCGATCAGAGGTGTAGGTTATAAATTCACGGATATTCATTAA
- the hemE gene encoding uroporphyrinogen decarboxylase: protein MNTLFLDAAFSKQTERPPVWMMRQAGRFMPEYWEIKNKYSFLEMCKTPEIAADVTMLPVDLLGIDAAILFCDILVTGEAMGGDLSFTQGVGPKFANPVRTAQDIDNLNVDVLDKLEYVADAIKVIQQRLNGSIPLIGFAGAPFTVMSYLVEGGSSKDFKLTKLLMHNHPELAHRLLAKIAKVTADYLNLQIAAGVNAIQIFDSWALALSWNDYQEFSHRYIQEIIANLNRKDIPVISFCKGSSVFAPIMAQAKPDVVSIDWNADLLNIKQSLPAGIAVQGNLDPHILYADKPVIKKHILQLFERMRGENGFIFNLGHGIMPDIPFDNVKYAIEVVKEFRY, encoded by the coding sequence ATGAATACGTTATTTTTAGATGCCGCATTTTCAAAGCAGACAGAACGTCCACCGGTATGGATGATGCGCCAGGCAGGTCGTTTTATGCCTGAGTACTGGGAAATCAAAAACAAATACTCTTTCCTGGAGATGTGCAAAACGCCTGAAATTGCTGCTGATGTAACGATGTTACCTGTTGATTTGTTGGGCATTGATGCAGCTATCCTTTTCTGTGATATATTAGTCACCGGTGAGGCAATGGGCGGAGACCTGAGTTTTACTCAGGGAGTAGGTCCTAAATTTGCAAACCCGGTACGTACCGCTCAGGATATTGATAACCTGAACGTAGATGTACTGGATAAGCTGGAATATGTAGCTGATGCGATTAAAGTAATTCAGCAACGTTTAAATGGCAGCATTCCTTTGATCGGTTTTGCTGGTGCTCCGTTTACCGTAATGAGCTATCTGGTAGAAGGTGGATCATCTAAAGATTTTAAGCTGACGAAACTGCTGATGCACAATCATCCGGAACTGGCACATCGCTTATTGGCGAAGATTGCTAAAGTTACTGCAGACTATTTGAATCTTCAGATTGCAGCAGGCGTAAATGCCATCCAGATCTTTGATAGCTGGGCACTGGCTTTATCATGGAACGATTACCAGGAGTTTTCTCACCGTTATATCCAGGAAATCATTGCTAATCTGAACAGAAAAGACATTCCTGTTATTTCCTTCTGTAAAGGAAGCTCTGTATTTGCCCCAATCATGGCACAGGCAAAACCTGATGTAGTTTCTATAGACTGGAATGCAGATTTGTTGAACATTAAACAAAGCCTGCCTGCAGGTATTGCAGTTCAGGGTAATCTGGATCCACATATTTTATATGCAGATAAACCAGTGATCAAAAAGCACATCCTCCAGTTATTTGAGCGTATGCGTGGTGAAAACGGATTTATCTTTAACCTTGGTCATGGTATTATGCCTGACATTCCATTTGATAACGTAAAATACGCGATCGAAGTAGTTAAAGAATTTAGATACTAA
- a CDS encoding CopD family protein, with product MEYYRYILSVHIIFMVSWMAGLFYSVRLFIYHVEAEDKPEIERNILQREYERIEAKLWHIITTPAMVLTVVAGVSMVCLSPVLLQTSWFHVKLGFVALLLIYHFICQNIMYQLKLGKCKTSSFKLRLWNEVATILLVAIVFTVVLKNAIDWIYGLVGLIIFAMVIMLAVKWYKHYRKKHDC from the coding sequence ATGGAATACTATCGTTACATACTCTCTGTTCATATCATCTTTATGGTAAGCTGGATGGCGGGCTTGTTTTATAGTGTTCGTTTGTTCATCTACCATGTCGAAGCAGAAGATAAGCCCGAAATAGAGCGGAATATCCTTCAAAGAGAATACGAGCGCATCGAAGCTAAGCTCTGGCATATCATTACCACTCCGGCGATGGTGCTTACCGTCGTTGCGGGAGTAAGTATGGTTTGTCTGAGTCCTGTGCTGTTGCAGACTTCCTGGTTTCACGTAAAATTGGGTTTTGTTGCATTGTTACTGATTTATCATTTCATTTGCCAGAACATCATGTATCAGCTGAAGCTGGGCAAATGCAAAACCAGCTCTTTTAAGCTCCGTTTATGGAACGAGGTCGCCACCATCCTCCTGGTGGCTATTGTCTTTACAGTTGTCCTAAAAAACGCCATAGATTGGATTTATGGTCTTGTAGGCCTGATTATATTTGCTATGGTCATTATGCTTGCTGTAAAATGGTACAAACACTACAGGAAAAAGCACGACTGCTAA
- a CDS encoding RNA polymerase sigma factor: MILTQYKIDELMEGCKAGKRKMQEALYQQTASKMLVVCMRYAKDRMEAEDVLQLGYIKIFQKIIEYRGDGSFEGWMRRIMVNTAIESYRKNLRTLNVVPIEDAYEQPATGFDFSLGMQDLLKVIQKLSDGYRMVFNMYVIEGYSHKEIAGILGISEGASKSQLSRARAILKEEILKMEGIDYASYAG, translated from the coding sequence ATGATTTTGACGCAGTATAAGATAGATGAACTCATGGAAGGCTGCAAAGCCGGTAAGCGGAAGATGCAGGAAGCGCTTTATCAGCAGACTGCTTCGAAGATGCTGGTCGTTTGTATGCGTTATGCAAAGGACCGGATGGAAGCAGAAGATGTATTACAGTTAGGCTATATCAAGATCTTTCAAAAGATTATCGAATATAGAGGAGATGGTTCTTTTGAAGGATGGATGAGAAGAATCATGGTTAACACCGCAATTGAAAGTTACCGCAAAAACCTAAGGACTTTAAATGTAGTTCCGATTGAAGATGCTTATGAACAGCCTGCTACCGGATTTGATTTTAGCCTGGGGATGCAGGATTTATTGAAAGTGATACAGAAGCTTTCGGATGGATATAGAATGGTGTTTAACATGTATGTTATTGAAGGATATTCCCATAAAGAAATTGCCGGAATACTGGGGATTTCTGAAGGGGCAAGTAAATCGCAATTGTCGAGAGCAAGGGCGATCTTAAAAGAAGAGATTTTAAAAATGGAGGGTATAGATTATGCAAGCTATGCAGGATAA
- a CDS encoding outer membrane beta-barrel protein — protein MKRLLLTTLLVSGLTGVMTQNLFAQPDTTKQKMKKFDMDYGVGISIGGKDSTGKVNASKGRFIGGITFTRLDWGFTRLVDNGSFSLSKDNEFLDYTGGKSSTFSFDILQLGYRFNPNFKIYLAGGFDWTMIRLKKDITLQKNSPTMAYVEEEINFSKNRLSSSYVHIPLNFEFRTKENASGKRFYFVVGPEVAFLLNGKVKQISKERGKEKFKDDYNFEPFRYGGTVRLGYGAFGIFTKYYFNDMFTTTAQKGLRNMSFGVTLGLN, from the coding sequence ATGAAAAGATTATTACTGACAACACTTTTGGTAAGCGGACTTACCGGTGTTATGACCCAAAATCTATTTGCACAGCCGGATACTACCAAGCAAAAAATGAAGAAATTCGATATGGATTATGGTGTTGGTATTTCAATTGGAGGTAAAGACAGCACAGGAAAAGTGAATGCTTCAAAAGGCCGCTTTATCGGCGGGATTACCTTTACCAGGTTGGACTGGGGGTTTACGAGACTGGTAGACAATGGAAGTTTTAGTTTATCTAAAGACAATGAATTCCTGGATTATACAGGTGGAAAATCGAGTACTTTTTCATTTGATATCCTTCAACTCGGGTATCGTTTCAACCCGAACTTTAAGATTTATCTGGCGGGAGGTTTCGATTGGACAATGATCCGTCTGAAAAAGGACATTACGCTTCAAAAGAATAGCCCGACAATGGCTTATGTTGAGGAGGAGATTAATTTTTCAAAAAACAGATTGTCGAGCAGTTATGTACATATTCCATTGAACTTTGAATTCCGTACGAAGGAAAATGCCAGTGGGAAACGCTTTTATTTTGTAGTTGGCCCGGAAGTAGCCTTCCTATTAAATGGTAAGGTAAAACAGATCAGTAAAGAGAGAGGAAAAGAAAAGTTTAAAGATGACTACAATTTCGAACCTTTCCGTTATGGTGGAACCGTTCGTCTTGGCTATGGAGCCTTTGGTATCTTTACCAAATACTATTTCAACGATATGTTTACCACTACGGCACAAAAAGGATTAAGAAATATGTCCTTCGGTGTAACGCTGGGATTGAACTAA
- a CDS encoding ABC transporter ATP-binding protein — translation MKEQIISVKNISKQYQQEQASGVKNISFDINKGEIIAIIGESGSGKSTLLKSIYGLLAVDEGEVIFKGERVLGPHEQLIPGHKEMKMVTQDFSLNIYAKVYDNIAAMMANTDVNHKHQKTMEMMHHLHIDHLKDKKITQLSGGEQQRVAIAKALVTDTSVLLLDEPFSQVDALLKNQLRADIKRIAGETGVTVIMVSHDPADGLFLADKLLILKDGQLVQEGKPSEIYNHPNHIYTARMLGNAVVLNKEEAKKLSLTIDEGNAVFYPEWVELTNSWNSRRFEVKDVYYKGFYEELLLERNGVMIRAIQLNRGEHKKNDHVQANIGRFLKL, via the coding sequence GTGAAGGAACAAATCATCAGCGTTAAAAACATCAGCAAACAATATCAACAGGAGCAGGCTTCAGGAGTAAAGAACATTAGCTTTGATATTAATAAAGGGGAGATCATTGCTATTATCGGCGAAAGCGGAAGCGGGAAATCTACATTATTGAAATCTATTTATGGGTTGCTGGCTGTTGATGAAGGTGAGGTTATTTTTAAAGGAGAACGCGTCCTTGGACCGCATGAACAGTTAATCCCCGGTCATAAAGAAATGAAAATGGTGACTCAGGATTTCTCCCTGAATATCTACGCCAAAGTATACGATAATATTGCGGCAATGATGGCCAATACAGATGTCAATCATAAACATCAGAAAACGATGGAAATGATGCATCACCTGCATATTGATCATTTGAAAGATAAAAAGATTACTCAATTAAGCGGTGGAGAGCAACAAAGAGTTGCCATTGCTAAAGCGTTGGTAACGGATACTTCTGTGCTACTCCTGGATGAGCCATTTAGTCAGGTAGATGCCTTGTTGAAAAATCAGCTTCGTGCCGATATTAAACGAATAGCTGGAGAGACGGGGGTAACAGTGATTATGGTTTCTCATGATCCGGCAGATGGCTTGTTTTTAGCGGATAAATTACTGATCCTAAAAGATGGACAGTTGGTGCAGGAAGGCAAACCCTCGGAAATTTATAACCATCCAAATCATATTTATACAGCCCGGATGCTTGGCAATGCAGTGGTATTGAATAAAGAGGAGGCAAAAAAGCTTAGTCTGACGATTGATGAAGGAAACGCGGTATTTTATCCGGAATGGGTGGAACTGACCAACTCCTGGAATAGCAGACGTTTTGAAGTAAAGGATGTTTACTACAAAGGTTTTTATGAAGAATTGTTACTGGAAAGAAATGGAGTAATGATCAGAGCGATTCAATTGAATAGGGGAGAGCATAAAAAAAACGACCACGTTCAAGCGAACATTGGTCGTTTTTTAAAGTTATAG
- a CDS encoding YdeI/OmpD-associated family protein → MSSFKILLILSFTSTLIVKALQPHMEQQQLINEDILLEKFPGKGGWTYARLPGISKDKHRPFGTRKVRGFIDTYEVRDTALMPMKEMLFITVRAEIRKQIGKQAGDYVRIVLYDDSEPVSEIVPEDFIECLKDEPAAWISFQKLSKTKQEECFQWLMESPVVQTRIQRMADAVTNLASGLPFHATKR, encoded by the coding sequence ATGAGCTCATTTAAAATATTATTAATTTTATCCTTTACTAGTACTTTAATAGTAAAAGCATTGCAACCCCACATGGAACAACAGCAATTGATTAATGAAGATATACTTCTGGAAAAATTCCCAGGCAAGGGAGGCTGGACCTACGCGCGTCTTCCTGGTATATCAAAAGATAAACACAGACCTTTTGGAACCAGAAAGGTAAGGGGCTTTATTGACACCTATGAGGTGAGAGATACTGCACTAATGCCCATGAAAGAAATGTTATTCATTACCGTAAGGGCTGAAATACGTAAACAAATTGGAAAACAGGCAGGGGATTACGTACGGATTGTGCTGTATGATGATAGCGAGCCTGTTTCTGAAATCGTTCCTGAAGATTTTATTGAATGTTTGAAAGATGAGCCAGCCGCTTGGATTTCTTTTCAAAAACTAAGCAAGACGAAACAAGAAGAATGTTTTCAATGGCTGATGGAATCGCCTGTAGTTCAAACGAGAATACAGCGCATGGCGGACGCGGTTACGAATTTGGCCTCTGGATTGCCTTTTCATGCTACAAAAAGATAA
- the ilvA gene encoding threonine ammonia-lyase IlvA, with amino-acid sequence MSVEKEVVLDFLAAAERLKGTVKRTPLEYNAGLSKTYQANIYLKREDLQLVRSYKLRGAYNMISTLEPEQMAQGVVCASAGNHAQGVAHSCKKLNIKGVIFMPEITPKQKVKQTEMFGGDHIEIVLVGDTFDDCLKEALAYTAANQMTFIPPFDNTKVIEGQGTVGVEIFEDLPELDVVIMPIGGGGLASGVGSYLRNIKPEIQLIGVEPEGAPSMKHALNSGAPVLLGEIDRFVDGAAVKRVGNLTFEYCKELLNQMLLIPEGKICTTILKLYNEDAIVVEPAGALAVASLDHIKHQIVGKNVVCIVSGGNNDIERMQEIKEKSLLFEGLKHYFIVRFPQRPGALKLFVNNVLGPHDDITRFEFIKKTNRENGPALVGIELAKPTDYDSLLQRMKEFKFEIIELNNDQTLFEYLV; translated from the coding sequence ATGAGTGTAGAAAAAGAAGTTGTACTGGATTTTCTGGCGGCAGCAGAACGATTGAAAGGTACGGTAAAACGTACGCCTTTGGAATATAATGCAGGACTTTCTAAAACATACCAGGCAAATATTTATCTGAAAAGAGAAGATTTGCAATTGGTACGCTCCTATAAATTAAGAGGTGCTTACAACATGATCAGCACACTGGAGCCTGAACAAATGGCTCAGGGTGTGGTATGTGCAAGTGCTGGGAATCATGCGCAGGGTGTAGCACATTCCTGCAAAAAACTGAACATCAAGGGGGTTATTTTTATGCCGGAAATTACCCCTAAACAAAAGGTAAAACAAACAGAAATGTTTGGTGGTGACCATATAGAGATTGTATTGGTAGGTGATACTTTTGACGATTGCTTGAAAGAGGCTTTGGCTTATACTGCAGCTAATCAAATGACGTTTATCCCTCCTTTTGACAATACCAAGGTGATTGAAGGTCAGGGGACAGTTGGAGTGGAAATCTTTGAGGACCTTCCTGAACTGGATGTAGTAATCATGCCCATCGGAGGTGGCGGCCTTGCCTCTGGTGTAGGTAGCTATTTAAGAAATATCAAACCGGAAATTCAGTTGATCGGTGTGGAACCTGAAGGTGCACCTTCTATGAAGCATGCGTTGAATAGCGGTGCTCCGGTTCTATTGGGCGAAATTGATCGCTTTGTGGATGGTGCAGCAGTGAAAAGAGTGGGAAACCTAACTTTTGAATATTGCAAAGAACTGCTAAATCAGATGTTGCTGATCCCGGAAGGAAAAATATGTACGACTATTCTTAAGTTGTATAATGAGGATGCAATTGTAGTAGAGCCGGCAGGCGCGTTAGCAGTAGCTTCTCTAGATCATATTAAACATCAGATTGTAGGTAAGAATGTAGTATGCATTGTTAGTGGTGGCAACAACGACATTGAAAGAATGCAGGAGATCAAAGAGAAGTCGTTACTCTTTGAAGGATTGAAACATTATTTTATCGTTCGTTTTCCGCAGAGACCGGGTGCATTAAAACTATTTGTGAATAATGTACTTGGGCCTCATGATGACATCACCCGTTTTGAGTTTATTAAAAAAACCAATCGGGAAAATGGTCCTGCATTGGTAGGTATTGAGCTGGCAAAACCAACGGATTACGATTCTCTTTTACAAAGAATGAAAGAGTTTAAATTTGAGATCATTGAATTGAATAATGATCAGACACTGTTCGAATATCTGGTATAA
- a CDS encoding 2-isopropylmalate synthase, producing MLHDPNRVYVFDTTLRDGEQVPGCQLATPEKIEIAKALEALGVDVIEAGFPISSPGDFQSVVELSKAVREPIICALTRANRKDIDSAVAALQYAKRPRIHTGIGSSDMHIKYKFNSTREDILQRAVEAVKYAKQFVEDIEFFAEDAGRADNVFLAQMIEAVIAAGATVVNIPDTNGYCLPDQYGAKILYLKENVRNIDQAIISVHCHNDLGLATANSLAGLINGARQVECTINGIGERAGNTALEEVTMVLKTHHALNLKTNINSKHFTEISSMVSRMMHMPVQPNKAIIGQNAFAHSSGIHQDGFLKHRENYEIINPEDVGLNSADIILTARSGRHALKHHLERLGYDIERLNLDQVYERFLIMADEKKTIGDDDILYLMSDTEEGAVKNGYKLNLLQVLCGDPLSPTASIRLEYDGVEKEAMATGNGPVNATIKAIQTIVGKDILLKEFTIQAMHGGSDDVSKVNMKVSYEGKSYVGYGFSTDIVKASANAYLDAMNKFI from the coding sequence ATGTTACACGATCCTAATAGAGTCTATGTGTTTGACACCACCTTACGTGATGGTGAGCAAGTACCGGGTTGCCAATTGGCGACTCCAGAAAAAATTGAAATTGCAAAGGCATTGGAAGCACTTGGAGTGGATGTAATCGAGGCCGGTTTCCCTATTTCCAGCCCTGGTGATTTTCAGAGTGTAGTGGAGTTGTCTAAAGCCGTACGTGAGCCGATTATCTGTGCATTAACCCGCGCCAACAGAAAAGATATTGATTCGGCAGTTGCCGCTTTACAGTATGCAAAAAGACCAAGGATCCATACCGGAATTGGTTCTTCAGATATGCACATCAAATATAAATTCAACAGCACGAGAGAAGATATCCTTCAGAGAGCAGTTGAAGCAGTAAAATATGCGAAACAGTTTGTAGAGGATATTGAATTCTTCGCAGAAGATGCTGGTCGTGCAGACAATGTATTTTTGGCCCAAATGATCGAAGCGGTTATTGCTGCCGGAGCTACGGTGGTAAATATCCCTGATACGAATGGCTATTGTCTTCCAGATCAGTATGGTGCCAAGATCCTTTATTTGAAAGAAAATGTTAGGAATATAGATCAGGCAATCATTTCTGTACATTGCCATAATGATTTGGGTCTGGCAACGGCTAATAGCCTTGCAGGATTGATCAACGGTGCCCGTCAGGTGGAATGTACCATCAACGGAATCGGAGAGCGTGCAGGGAACACAGCGCTGGAAGAAGTAACCATGGTTTTGAAAACACACCATGCGTTAAATTTAAAAACGAACATCAACAGCAAACATTTTACTGAAATCAGCTCTATGGTGAGCCGCATGATGCACATGCCGGTACAACCGAACAAGGCGATTATTGGTCAGAATGCATTTGCACATAGTTCTGGTATTCATCAGGATGGATTTTTGAAACATAGAGAAAACTATGAGATCATCAATCCTGAAGATGTAGGCTTAAATTCAGCAGATATCATTTTAACAGCCCGTAGCGGACGTCATGCTTTAAAGCATCACTTAGAGCGTTTAGGTTATGATATCGAACGTTTGAACTTAGATCAGGTATATGAACGCTTTTTGATCATGGCTGATGAAAAGAAAACCATTGGTGATGATGATATTCTTTACCTGATGAGTGATACGGAAGAAGGCGCGGTAAAAAACGGTTACAAACTGAACCTGTTACAGGTGCTTTGTGGGGATCCTTTGAGCCCTACTGCCAGCATCAGACTAGAATATGATGGTGTAGAGAAAGAAGCAATGGCCACCGGAAACGGACCGGTAAATGCGACGATCAAAGCCATTCAGACGATTGTAGGAAAAGATATCCTTTTAAAAGAATTCACGATCCAGGCCATGCATGGAGGAAGTGATGATGTGAGTAAAGTAAACATGAAGGTTTCTTATGAAGGAAAATCTTATGTGGGCTATGGTTTTAGTACAGATATCGTAAAGGCTTCGGCTAATGCTTATCTGGATGCAATGAATAAATTTATATAA
- the leuB gene encoding 3-isopropylmalate dehydrogenase — MKKNILVIPGDGIGPEVTTWGKAVLEQIAKGFGHDFSYDEALMGHAAIEATGNPLPDETLEKAKKSDAILFGAVGHAKYDNDPSLKVRPEQGLLKIRKELGLYANLRPILLFDELLNASSIKPAILKGTDILFFRELTGDVYFGEKTRSEDKNTASDLMIYHRYEVERIARKAFEAAMQRRKRLCSVDKANVLESSRLWRETVQQVAKEYPEVQTDHMFIDNAAMQLIKDPKQFDVVLTANLFGDILTDEASQIAGSMGMLASASVGESTGFFEPIHGSAHDITGKNLANPLASILSVSLMLEIGFGLKDEAKIIIDAVDQVLKEGFRTNDIADDTTNPYKVLGTKEMGQLVLKFITQKTNP; from the coding sequence ATGAAGAAAAATATATTAGTTATTCCCGGCGACGGAATCGGACCTGAGGTGACCACTTGGGGTAAAGCAGTATTGGAACAAATTGCAAAAGGTTTCGGCCATGATTTCAGTTATGATGAGGCCCTGATGGGTCATGCTGCAATTGAAGCAACAGGCAATCCACTACCCGATGAAACGCTGGAAAAAGCTAAAAAAAGTGATGCCATTCTTTTTGGTGCGGTTGGTCATGCGAAGTACGACAATGACCCTTCTTTAAAAGTACGCCCTGAGCAGGGATTGCTTAAAATCCGTAAGGAATTGGGTTTATATGCCAACCTCCGCCCTATTTTATTGTTTGACGAATTGTTAAATGCTTCGAGCATTAAACCCGCTATATTAAAAGGTACTGATATCCTGTTTTTCAGAGAGCTGACCGGAGATGTTTATTTCGGAGAGAAAACCCGCTCTGAAGATAAGAATACTGCTTCTGATTTGATGATTTATCACCGTTATGAGGTAGAAAGAATTGCCCGCAAAGCATTTGAAGCTGCGATGCAACGTAGAAAAAGATTGTGCTCTGTGGATAAAGCCAATGTATTGGAAAGCTCCAGATTATGGAGAGAAACCGTACAGCAGGTAGCTAAAGAATATCCGGAAGTACAAACAGACCATATGTTCATTGACAATGCAGCGATGCAGCTGATCAAAGATCCTAAACAGTTTGACGTGGTATTGACGGCCAATCTTTTTGGTGATATCCTGACCGATGAGGCTTCGCAGATTGCAGGTTCTATGGGTATGCTCGCTTCGGCTTCTGTTGGAGAAAGCACTGGTTTCTTTGAACCGATCCATGGCTCAGCACATGACATTACCGGAAAGAACCTGGCTAATCCTCTGGCTTCTATCCTGTCGGTATCCCTGATGCTGGAAATTGGCTTCGGACTGAAAGATGAAGCGAAGATTATCATCGATGCAGTAGATCAGGTCTTGAAAGAAGGTTTCAGAACCAACGATATTGCCGATGATACGACCAACCCTTACAAAGTTCTTGGAACCAAAGAAATGGGACAATTGGTCTTGAAATTTATTACACAGAAAACTAATCCCTAA